The Marinobacter sp. ANT_B65 genome has a segment encoding these proteins:
- a CDS encoding OmpA family protein, which yields MKKTMLALAVTTMGLAGCMTYDPYTGEQKTSDATKGSIIGAIGGAAIGAATSSKSDRAKGALIGAAGGAAIGGGIGYYMDRQEAQLRQKLEGSGVRVVRNGDQIELIMPGNITFDLNQTSIRGGFTDTLESVALVLKEFDQTIIQIEGHTDSSGSDSYNQLLSERRAGSVRDFLLNQGIASSRTRAVGYGERYPIASNDTAAGREQNRRVELTLVPMQ from the coding sequence GTGAAGAAAACCATGCTTGCATTAGCAGTGACGACTATGGGCCTTGCCGGCTGCATGACTTATGACCCATACACTGGTGAGCAGAAGACCTCTGATGCCACTAAAGGCAGTATTATTGGCGCTATCGGTGGTGCGGCCATCGGCGCTGCAACCTCAAGCAAAAGCGATCGTGCTAAGGGTGCCCTGATTGGTGCGGCAGGTGGTGCAGCCATTGGTGGTGGTATTGGTTATTACATGGACCGGCAGGAAGCCCAGTTGCGGCAGAAGCTGGAGGGTAGTGGTGTTCGGGTTGTTCGCAACGGTGACCAGATCGAACTCATCATGCCCGGTAATATTACTTTTGACCTGAATCAGACTTCGATTCGGGGTGGTTTCACCGATACTCTCGAATCGGTTGCTCTGGTACTGAAAGAGTTCGACCAGACCATTATCCAGATCGAAGGTCATACTGACAGCTCCGGTTCGGACAGTTACAACCAGTTGCTCAGTGAACGCCGTGCTGGCTCGGTGCGGGATTTTCTGCTTAATCAGGGTATTGCGTCCAGCCGCACCCGTGCGGTGGGTTACGGAGAGCGCTACCCTATTGCTTCCAATGATACCGCTGCAGGGCGTGAGCAGAACCGTCGCGTAGAGCTGACGCTGGTTCCTATGCAGTAA
- the serA gene encoding phosphoglycerate dehydrogenase: MSTTSLEKSKIRILLLEGVHQSALDTLNAAGYTNIEYLSHSLAEEDLIEKIADAHFVGIRSRTQLTAKVFEAAKKLVAVGCFCIGTNQVDLQAATRRGIAVFNAPFSNTRSVAELVLAQAILLLRGVPEKNAKAHRGEWQKSAKDSYEIRGKKLGIIGYGNIGTQFSVLAESLGMDVYFYDVVSRLSIGNATQVGTMQELLNIADVVSLHVPETPATKYMFKAEQLAQMKPGSILMNASRGSVVDIDALADALRSGKLLGAAIDVFPVEPKSNNEEFVSPLREFDNVILTPHVGGSTIEAQENIGREVAEKLTMYSDNGTSVSSVNFPEVALPSHPNQHRLLHIHENVPGVMSEINQVFSENGINICGQYLQTKEDIGYVVIDVDKAYGELALEKLLQVKGTIRCRVLF; this comes from the coding sequence ATGTCAACGACGTCTCTCGAAAAGAGCAAAATCCGCATTCTGCTGCTGGAAGGCGTGCATCAGTCCGCACTGGATACCCTGAATGCTGCAGGCTACACCAACATTGAGTACCTCAGTCACTCCCTGGCCGAGGAAGACCTGATTGAGAAAATCGCCGATGCGCACTTTGTCGGTATTCGCTCGCGCACTCAGTTGACTGCGAAAGTATTCGAGGCAGCCAAAAAACTGGTCGCCGTGGGTTGCTTCTGTATTGGCACTAACCAGGTGGATCTCCAGGCAGCCACCCGTCGCGGCATCGCAGTATTCAATGCCCCATTCTCCAACACCCGCAGCGTTGCTGAACTGGTTCTTGCACAGGCTATCCTCCTGCTGCGCGGTGTTCCAGAGAAAAACGCCAAGGCGCATCGGGGCGAATGGCAGAAATCAGCAAAAGACAGCTACGAGATTCGTGGCAAAAAGCTGGGAATCATTGGCTACGGCAACATAGGTACACAGTTCAGTGTTCTGGCAGAAAGCCTGGGCATGGACGTGTACTTCTACGATGTAGTATCCAGGCTCTCCATCGGCAATGCCACTCAGGTAGGAACGATGCAGGAACTGCTTAACATCGCTGATGTTGTGAGCCTGCACGTTCCGGAGACACCGGCCACCAAGTACATGTTCAAGGCAGAGCAACTGGCCCAGATGAAGCCTGGCTCTATCCTGATGAACGCGTCAAGAGGGTCCGTTGTTGATATTGATGCACTTGCTGACGCCCTGAGAAGTGGCAAGTTGCTGGGTGCTGCAATTGACGTGTTCCCCGTTGAGCCCAAGTCCAACAACGAAGAATTCGTTTCCCCGCTGCGGGAGTTCGACAATGTGATCCTCACGCCGCACGTGGGCGGTTCGACCATCGAAGCCCAGGAAAACATCGGGCGTGAAGTGGCCGAGAAACTGACCATGTATAGCGACAACGGTACCTCCGTGTCGTCAGTCAACTTCCCTGAAGTTGCACTGCCTTCGCATCCGAATCAGCACCGTCTGCTGCACATTCACGAGAACGTGCCCGGAGTGATGTCAGAAATCAACCAGGTATTCTCCGAGAATGGCATCAACATCTGCGGTCAGTACCTGCAGACCAAAGAAGACATTGGTTATGTCGTAATTGATGTGGATAAAGCCTACGGTGAGCTGGCCCTGGAGAAACTGCTCCAGGTAAAAGGCACCATACGCTGCCGCGTACTGTTTTAA
- a CDS encoding adenine phosphoribosyltransferase: MDYFSQSIKQAIRTVPDWPKPGVAFRDITTVLQDKTAFRKLIDAFVHRYHGQKIDAVAAVDARGFIIGSALAYELNASLVLVRKKGKLPFDTLVEDYELEYGTASVELHKDAFKPGDQVVLVDDLIATGGTMLAASRLIRRIGADIVEVAAMIDLPDLGGSAKLQEEGLKVYTVCSFEGE, translated from the coding sequence ATGGATTACTTTTCCCAAAGCATCAAACAAGCCATTCGCACCGTGCCTGACTGGCCCAAGCCCGGTGTTGCCTTCCGTGATATCACCACGGTTCTGCAGGACAAGACTGCCTTCCGGAAGCTGATTGATGCGTTCGTTCATCGCTACCACGGCCAGAAGATTGATGCTGTGGCCGCGGTGGATGCCCGGGGCTTCATCATTGGCTCAGCGCTGGCCTATGAACTTAATGCCTCGCTGGTTCTTGTGCGCAAGAAAGGCAAGTTGCCGTTCGATACGCTGGTGGAAGACTACGAACTCGAATACGGCACCGCATCAGTGGAACTGCACAAGGATGCCTTCAAGCCCGGCGACCAGGTAGTGCTTGTCGACGATCTGATTGCTACAGGCGGAACCATGCTGGCCGCCAGCCGACTGATTCGGCGCATTGGTGCTGACATAGTGGAGGTAGCCGCCATGATCGACCTGCCCGATCTTGGAGGCTCAGCCAAACTGCAGGAAGAAGGCCTCAAGGTCTATACTGTATGCTCGTTTGAGGGCGAATAG
- a CDS encoding FAD-binding oxidoreductase encodes MKSEQIIASLKELVATDAAPGKVLTDAADLENYGKDWTRIYAPNPLAIVLPKTTEQVQALVKFANEQGVALVPSGGRTGLSAGAVAANGEVVVAFDNMNQILDFSASDRLVRCQAGVVTEQLQNFAEENHLYYPVDFASAGSSQLGGNLSTNAGGIKVIRYGMSRDWVAGLKVVTGKGDILDLNKDLEKNNTGYDLRHLFIGAEGTLGFITEATMKLSRQPESLTVLVLGLNDLSNTMDVLKTFQGGLDLTAYEFFSHQAMGHVLAHGQVPAPFETEAPYYALLEFEATSDQVMDSAMSLFEQCMENGWVLDGVISQSETQARNLWQLRERISESIAPRTPYKNDISVVVSKVPGFLQEIDEVVTRHYPDFEIIWFGHIGDGNLHLNILKPEDMAKEDFFEKCQQVNKWVFEIVERYEGSVSAEHGVGMTKKPYLQYTRSEAEIAYLKGIKKVFDPNGIINPGKIFD; translated from the coding sequence ATGAAATCTGAACAGATCATTGCTTCCCTCAAAGAGCTGGTTGCCACTGACGCGGCGCCTGGAAAGGTACTGACTGACGCAGCTGATCTCGAAAATTATGGCAAGGACTGGACGCGCATCTATGCCCCCAACCCTTTGGCCATTGTGCTGCCAAAAACTACGGAACAGGTTCAGGCCCTGGTGAAGTTTGCCAATGAGCAGGGGGTGGCTCTGGTTCCTTCCGGAGGCCGCACGGGCCTGAGTGCGGGCGCAGTGGCCGCCAACGGGGAAGTTGTTGTTGCGTTCGATAACATGAATCAGATCCTGGATTTCAGTGCCAGCGACCGGCTGGTTCGTTGCCAGGCGGGCGTGGTAACTGAACAGCTGCAGAATTTTGCCGAAGAGAACCATCTCTATTACCCGGTAGATTTCGCATCTGCCGGCTCCAGTCAGCTTGGCGGGAATCTTTCTACCAATGCTGGCGGCATCAAGGTTATCCGCTACGGCATGAGCCGCGACTGGGTGGCGGGCCTTAAAGTGGTAACCGGAAAAGGGGACATTCTTGATCTGAACAAGGATCTGGAAAAGAACAACACCGGATACGACCTTCGCCATCTGTTCATCGGTGCTGAGGGCACCCTGGGCTTTATAACTGAAGCTACCATGAAGCTTTCTCGCCAACCGGAGAGCCTCACAGTTCTGGTTCTAGGGCTGAACGATCTTTCCAATACCATGGACGTGCTCAAAACCTTCCAGGGCGGCCTCGATCTGACTGCCTACGAGTTCTTTTCACATCAGGCCATGGGGCACGTTCTGGCCCACGGGCAGGTACCGGCGCCGTTCGAAACTGAAGCGCCTTACTATGCGCTGCTGGAGTTTGAAGCCACTTCTGATCAGGTAATGGATAGCGCCATGAGCCTGTTTGAGCAGTGTATGGAAAACGGATGGGTGCTGGATGGTGTCATCAGCCAGAGTGAAACCCAGGCACGGAACCTGTGGCAGCTGCGTGAACGCATCTCGGAATCCATCGCGCCCCGTACGCCTTACAAAAACGATATTTCCGTTGTTGTTTCCAAAGTGCCGGGGTTCCTGCAGGAAATCGATGAGGTAGTAACCCGGCACTATCCGGATTTTGAAATCATCTGGTTTGGCCACATTGGCGATGGCAATCTTCACCTCAATATCCTCAAACCAGAAGATATGGCAAAAGAAGATTTCTTTGAAAAGTGCCAGCAGGTTAACAAGTGGGTATTTGAAATTGTCGAGAGGTATGAAGGCAGCGTCTCTGCTGAACATGGCGTAGGCATGACCAAAAAGCCTTACCTGCAATATACCCGCAGCGAAGCGGAAATCGCTTACCTGAAAGGGATCAAGAAAGTATTTGATCCCAATGGAATCATCAACCCCGGCAAAATATTCGACTGA
- a CDS encoding alpha/beta hydrolase yields the protein MLQHLLETGLRQIMNRVVRPTLHPAVPVSVQRKLISQAYRSSVPPRDCRFQSDTLAGIPVIRSSFGQVTRGAVLYLHGGGYIIGSAATHRGITGHLAKASGCMVVAPDYRLAPEHPFPAALDDAEAVWLALIDEGFAPGQIAIAGDSAGGGLAVALAMRLRDSDQPLPSSLTVFSPWTDLTQEALYSPECEPVLQAQWTAKAAKLYAGHESLRNPLLSPVFGNFEGLPPILIQAGSQEILLNDAERLADAARKAGVPTQLEVFNSLWHVFQIHSGQLERATTAVKAAGDHIRAHQAD from the coding sequence ATGTTGCAACATCTTCTTGAAACCGGACTGCGCCAGATCATGAATCGTGTGGTCAGGCCAACACTTCACCCGGCAGTACCGGTTTCTGTTCAGCGCAAACTGATAAGCCAGGCCTACCGGAGTTCAGTTCCCCCCCGGGACTGCCGCTTTCAGTCAGATACACTGGCAGGCATCCCGGTTATCAGGAGTTCCTTCGGCCAGGTTACACGCGGCGCAGTACTCTATCTTCACGGTGGTGGTTATATTATCGGATCTGCTGCCACACACAGAGGCATCACCGGGCACCTGGCCAAAGCCAGCGGCTGCATGGTGGTTGCACCGGACTACCGCCTTGCTCCAGAACACCCTTTCCCGGCTGCGCTCGACGACGCTGAAGCCGTATGGCTGGCACTGATTGATGAGGGGTTTGCGCCCGGACAAATTGCCATTGCCGGCGACTCAGCCGGAGGTGGCCTGGCTGTTGCACTGGCCATGCGCCTGCGTGACAGCGACCAGCCGCTACCCTCATCCCTTACAGTGTTTTCGCCCTGGACAGATCTCACTCAGGAAGCACTGTACTCACCGGAGTGCGAACCCGTGTTACAGGCACAGTGGACGGCAAAAGCGGCAAAACTCTATGCCGGACACGAATCCCTTCGCAATCCTCTGCTGTCACCCGTTTTCGGCAACTTTGAAGGACTGCCCCCCATACTGATACAGGCCGGAAGCCAGGAAATTCTGCTGAATGACGCGGAGCGACTTGCGGATGCAGCCCGTAAAGCCGGTGTACCAACACAACTCGAAGTATTCAACAGCCTTTGGCACGTGTTCCAGATCCATAGCGGCCAGCTGGAAAGAGCCACCACTGCAGTGAAAGCCGCAGGCGACCATATCAGGGCGCATCAGGCAGACTGA
- a CDS encoding DMT family transporter, with protein sequence MTDQKTAMLYGLGTVLLWSTVATAFKLALADLAPVQMLLVACASSVLVMAAILLLQKRWHLVFSLSRKQYIQSFGMGLINPCLYYFLLFGAFDRLPAQEAQPLNYTWALVLAYLSVPFLGHRLRKQDILAGLVCYAGVVVIATRGAVTTLGFSDPLGVSLAIGSTLVWASYWIIATRDTRDPVVGLFLNFLFGLPVIVLICWWTEGLVLPVTGSLAAAVYVGTFEMGIAFVLWSYAMKKAENTSRVSNLVFISPFLSLVFIYFILGEQILPSTYIGLVMIVSGLWLQQKKVKACKRGLAGG encoded by the coding sequence ATGACCGATCAGAAAACGGCAATGCTGTATGGGCTGGGCACGGTTCTGCTCTGGTCTACTGTTGCCACAGCGTTCAAGCTGGCACTGGCGGATCTGGCGCCGGTACAGATGTTACTGGTGGCCTGCGCCTCCTCTGTGCTGGTTATGGCCGCCATCCTGTTGTTACAAAAACGCTGGCACCTGGTGTTTTCACTGAGCAGAAAACAGTACATTCAGTCTTTTGGTATGGGGCTGATCAACCCATGCCTGTATTACTTTCTCTTGTTTGGAGCCTTTGACCGGCTGCCTGCCCAGGAGGCTCAGCCTTTGAATTATACCTGGGCGCTGGTGCTCGCTTACCTGTCTGTGCCTTTTCTTGGGCATCGTCTGCGCAAACAGGACATTCTGGCCGGCCTGGTCTGCTATGCCGGGGTGGTCGTCATTGCGACGCGGGGCGCGGTTACCACGCTGGGGTTTTCGGATCCTCTGGGGGTTTCGCTGGCCATAGGCAGTACGCTTGTATGGGCGTCCTACTGGATCATTGCGACCCGCGATACCCGGGACCCTGTGGTAGGGTTGTTTCTGAACTTTCTGTTCGGTCTTCCGGTGATAGTGCTGATCTGCTGGTGGACAGAGGGGCTGGTGTTGCCCGTTACCGGATCGCTGGCCGCAGCGGTTTATGTGGGTACCTTTGAGATGGGTATCGCCTTTGTGCTCTGGTCTTACGCCATGAAAAAGGCCGAAAATACCTCAAGGGTGAGCAATCTGGTATTTATCTCGCCTTTCCTGTCTCTGGTGTTCATTTATTTTATTCTTGGCGAGCAGATTCTGCCGTCCACATACATTGGCCTGGTGATGATTGTGTCCGGTCTCTGGTTGCAGCAGAAAAAAGTGAAAGCCTGTAAAAGAGGGTTGGCGGGTGGCTAG
- a CDS encoding SIR2 family NAD-dependent protein deacylase, producing MQRHIVVLTGAGISAESGLSTFRDNGGLWEQHSVYDVATPEAFARNQELVLRFYNERRRQLAEVQPNRAHRLLGELEQHHRVTIITQNVDDLHERGGSSHVIHLHGELTKARSSLNPELVYDIGYRDIELGEQCELGQQLRPHIVWFGEEVPMLEAAAELVRTADDLLIVGTSLQVYPAAGLVHEVERDVPITVIDPGEPAGVSRARVIRKGAGEGIAEWAANYLAR from the coding sequence ATGCAAAGACACATAGTAGTACTCACCGGCGCTGGTATCAGCGCCGAAAGTGGCCTCTCTACATTTCGCGATAACGGCGGCCTCTGGGAGCAGCACAGTGTGTATGATGTTGCCACCCCCGAAGCCTTTGCCCGCAATCAGGAGCTGGTGCTGCGTTTCTACAACGAGCGCCGGCGCCAGCTTGCCGAAGTCCAGCCCAATCGCGCCCACCGACTGCTGGGTGAACTGGAACAGCACCATCGCGTAACCATCATCACTCAGAACGTAGACGACCTGCATGAGCGTGGGGGTTCCAGCCACGTGATTCACCTCCATGGCGAACTCACCAAAGCCAGAAGCTCGCTGAATCCGGAGCTGGTATACGACATAGGTTACCGGGATATTGAGCTGGGAGAACAGTGCGAACTCGGGCAGCAGCTGCGTCCGCACATTGTCTGGTTTGGCGAAGAAGTCCCTATGCTTGAGGCCGCGGCGGAGCTGGTTCGCACAGCAGATGACCTGCTGATCGTGGGCACGTCGCTACAGGTATACCCTGCAGCGGGCCTGGTTCACGAAGTGGAGAGAGATGTACCGATTACGGTAATCGACCCGGGTGAACCCGCTGGGGTCTCCAGGGCAAGGGTCATCCGGAAAGGAGCCGGTGAAGGCATTGCTGAGTGGGCTGCAAACTACCTGGCCAGATAG
- a CDS encoding GIY-YIG nuclease family protein, with product MVRTANGALYTGISTDVPRRFSEHQAGAPKGARSLRGKGPLELVFSSPAGDRSRASKLEWHIKRWPKQRKEALVMGELSLPDAP from the coding sequence ATGGTTCGTACTGCTAATGGCGCGCTTTATACCGGGATCAGCACAGATGTGCCCCGTCGTTTTTCCGAACATCAGGCAGGCGCCCCGAAGGGCGCGCGGAGCCTGAGGGGCAAGGGCCCGCTGGAACTGGTTTTCAGCTCGCCTGCGGGCGATCGCAGTCGCGCGTCAAAACTGGAATGGCATATCAAGCGCTGGCCAAAACAGCGCAAAGAGGCGCTTGTTATGGGCGAACTCAGTCTGCCTGATGCGCCCTGA
- a CDS encoding alpha/beta hydrolase, producing the protein MYWKTDTIEIPDWNRKSLLNRLEPFDPDEHRELSEEMVAYCRFYGLDLWVEHPEVAYHQGYVKAGQHEVMVHYFRLPEPSAERGTVFILHGYFDHVGLYSQLIDRCLGAGFDVLAYDQPGHGLSSGTPAAIGSFLEYQGVLSEVIASVREKVRGPWFAVGQSTGGGILIDYLLSNHHSRQTSDFRKVVLLAPLVRPAGWLGAKVLHSMAKPFLSRWQRVFSANSGNTRFLRFLRDHDPLQARSVHVDWVSALRIWIPHIESARPVDFPVTVVQGEKDQTVDWQHNLRIIRNKFALVEEVRIADGRHHLVNEAKDLQATVFNTIIDTFEHPTVDALADS; encoded by the coding sequence GTGTACTGGAAAACGGATACCATAGAAATACCGGACTGGAATCGCAAATCTTTGCTGAACAGGCTAGAGCCATTCGACCCTGATGAGCATAGAGAGCTTAGCGAGGAAATGGTGGCCTATTGCCGTTTTTATGGCCTTGACCTCTGGGTGGAACATCCGGAAGTTGCTTATCATCAGGGCTATGTGAAAGCAGGTCAGCATGAAGTTATGGTGCACTATTTCCGGCTGCCGGAGCCTTCTGCAGAACGGGGTACTGTGTTTATTCTTCATGGCTACTTTGATCATGTGGGTTTATACAGCCAGTTGATTGACCGCTGCCTCGGTGCCGGTTTTGACGTGCTTGCCTATGATCAGCCGGGCCACGGACTTTCCAGTGGAACGCCGGCAGCGATTGGCAGTTTCCTGGAATACCAGGGGGTTTTGTCAGAAGTTATTGCCAGTGTCCGCGAAAAAGTTCGCGGGCCATGGTTCGCCGTGGGCCAGAGTACAGGGGGCGGTATATTGATTGACTACCTGCTGTCTAACCACCATTCCCGGCAGACATCGGATTTCCGCAAAGTCGTTTTACTGGCCCCGCTGGTGCGTCCTGCTGGCTGGCTTGGTGCGAAGGTATTGCACTCTATGGCAAAGCCGTTTCTTTCCCGGTGGCAGCGAGTGTTTTCAGCCAACAGTGGTAACACCCGGTTTTTGCGTTTCCTGCGTGATCATGATCCGTTGCAGGCCAGGTCGGTGCATGTGGACTGGGTCAGCGCACTACGCATCTGGATACCGCACATTGAATCTGCCCGCCCCGTAGACTTCCCGGTTACGGTTGTTCAGGGCGAGAAAGATCAGACTGTAGACTGGCAGCACAATCTGAGAATTATCCGGAACAAGTTTGCATTGGTAGAGGAAGTGAGAATCGCCGACGGCCGTCATCATCTGGTCAATGAGGCGAAAGATTTGCAAGCGACCGTTTTCAATACGATTATTGATACGTTTGAACATCCGACGGTAGACGCTCTGGCTGACTCTTGA
- a CDS encoding ABC1 kinase family protein, whose translation MAKKPVTSRSGRFFKLAGMTASVAGQYAGQKARSMFSSENDDGARSESYTRMANRITDTLGEMKGAAMKLGQIASQTQDFLPREFSDALQKLQKEAPPMPFDIILEQIETELGKPVGELFEYLQDTPYAAASIGQVHRARLHDGTDVIVKVQYPGVDESCDSDLKQLRLALKLGGLLKMPKESVDQLFTEIRERLREELDYENEARNIELFREFHKKDPWIVIPSVIPGHSTRHVLTLELEEGDHVSEVTPERYDQATINMIGQRMFKAMADQLFCFQCIHGDPHAGNFAYRPDGSIVMYDFGCVKKLKPEIVEAYRNAVTAALAQDYKALDAYLIDLGARVGSQPAIDEAYYAMWRDILVVPFDSEQPYDFGESSIHMHVAAKTSTVFKYLDSFKPPVESIFIDRMIAGHYWMLKRLGVQAAFGEELRKYLAEPH comes from the coding sequence ATGGCAAAAAAACCGGTTACCTCACGCAGTGGTCGATTCTTCAAGCTTGCGGGTATGACTGCCTCGGTAGCTGGGCAGTATGCGGGCCAGAAAGCCCGCAGCATGTTCAGCAGCGAAAACGATGACGGTGCCCGTAGCGAAAGCTATACCCGCATGGCCAACCGCATCACCGATACACTCGGTGAAATGAAAGGTGCGGCCATGAAGCTTGGCCAGATTGCTTCCCAGACTCAGGACTTCCTCCCCCGGGAGTTCTCGGACGCGCTTCAGAAACTGCAGAAAGAAGCGCCACCCATGCCCTTCGATATCATTCTTGAGCAGATAGAAACCGAACTGGGAAAACCGGTTGGTGAGCTGTTTGAATACCTGCAGGACACACCCTACGCTGCTGCATCAATAGGCCAGGTACACCGCGCCAGGTTGCATGACGGCACCGATGTAATCGTAAAGGTCCAGTACCCGGGTGTAGATGAATCCTGCGATTCAGACCTGAAACAATTGCGCCTTGCCCTGAAGCTCGGTGGCTTGTTGAAAATGCCCAAGGAATCAGTTGACCAGTTATTTACGGAAATCCGTGAGCGGCTCAGGGAAGAGCTGGATTACGAAAACGAAGCCCGTAATATCGAACTGTTCCGGGAGTTTCACAAAAAGGACCCCTGGATAGTTATTCCTTCTGTAATTCCCGGCCACTCAACCCGCCATGTACTTACACTGGAACTGGAGGAAGGTGACCACGTGAGCGAGGTCACGCCCGAGCGCTATGACCAGGCGACGATCAACATGATCGGCCAGCGCATGTTCAAGGCCATGGCGGACCAGTTATTCTGTTTTCAGTGCATTCATGGTGACCCCCACGCCGGAAACTTTGCATATCGCCCGGATGGCAGCATTGTGATGTACGATTTCGGCTGCGTGAAGAAACTGAAACCGGAAATTGTTGAAGCCTACCGCAATGCAGTTACGGCGGCACTGGCCCAGGATTACAAGGCGCTGGATGCCTACCTGATTGATCTTGGTGCCCGGGTGGGGAGTCAGCCGGCCATTGATGAGGCCTACTACGCCATGTGGCGGGACATTCTGGTTGTACCCTTCGATTCAGAGCAGCCCTATGATTTTGGCGAATCCAGCATTCACATGCATGTAGCCGCCAAAACAAGCACGGTATTCAAATACCTGGATTCGTTTAAACCGCCGGTTGAGAGTATCTTTATTGACCGGATGATTGCCGGACATTACTGGATGCTGAAGCGCCTCGGGGTGCAGGCAGCTTTTGGTGAGGAGCTTCGCAAGTATCTTGCGGAACCGCACTGA
- a CDS encoding fumarylacetoacetate hydrolase family protein has product MEQYQHYWKDGTPVHLPLGKIVCVGRNYAEHAKELNNPVPAEPLLFIKPATAAVHVTRPLELQANKGQTHFETELAVLIGKPLTNASSSEARDAILGYGLALDLTFRDLQSRLKEKGHPWELAKAFDGSCPLSPFVAADHFPGDHITFSMDINGQRQQSGDTRDMIFPIIPLLTHISSHFTLLPGDVVLTGTPKGVGPLSSGQTLSLELEDLLSVSTKVV; this is encoded by the coding sequence ATGGAACAATACCAGCACTACTGGAAAGACGGCACACCCGTGCACCTGCCCCTGGGAAAGATCGTCTGCGTTGGCAGGAACTATGCCGAACACGCGAAAGAGCTCAACAACCCGGTACCGGCAGAACCTTTGCTGTTCATTAAACCCGCTACCGCCGCAGTCCATGTAACACGCCCCCTGGAACTCCAGGCAAACAAGGGCCAGACGCATTTTGAAACTGAACTGGCGGTATTGATCGGCAAACCCCTCACCAACGCATCGTCCAGCGAGGCCCGGGATGCCATTCTTGGCTACGGTCTGGCGCTGGACCTGACTTTTCGGGATCTGCAAAGCCGACTGAAAGAAAAGGGGCATCCATGGGAACTGGCAAAAGCCTTTGATGGCTCCTGTCCCTTGTCCCCTTTTGTGGCTGCAGACCATTTCCCTGGTGATCACATCACCTTCAGCATGGATATCAACGGCCAGCGCCAGCAAAGCGGCGACACCCGGGATATGATTTTCCCAATCATTCCATTGCTTACGCATATAAGCAGCCATTTCACGCTACTGCCCGGCGACGTAGTACTCACAGGCACTCCAAAGGGTGTAGGCCCTCTTTCTTCAGGGCAGACACTTTCGCTAGAACTGGAAGACCTGTTGTCTGTTTCCACCAAAGTGGTTTAA